From a region of the Nitrospira sp. genome:
- a CDS encoding TolC family protein, protein MMCPQKAGKSIPTPFTSPDPFSVSTPFLSLSASGGIGALAIGGFPTLVESVYALGAGLTAPIFNAGRIRAHIAAADARLDQVASKYEKTFLLALEDVENAFVVHTSSKERREQLVKAETAAEKTYRSSEALFQRGASDYLSVLDAQRTKLSINDERVKAETAVRVSLVSLARAFGGGWAVDSSVSRESDNDPMKITEKD, encoded by the coding sequence ATGATGTGTCCGCAAAAGGCTGGGAAGTCCATCCCGACCCCTTTTACTTCCCCCGACCCCTTTTCAGTCTCGACCCCTTTTCTGTCTCTGTCGGCGAGCGGTGGGATTGGCGCACTGGCCATCGGCGGATTTCCGACTCTGGTGGAGAGTGTGTATGCGCTGGGGGCGGGCCTCACGGCTCCGATATTCAATGCGGGACGCATTCGGGCTCACATCGCTGCCGCGGACGCACGCCTGGATCAAGTCGCGTCGAAGTACGAAAAAACCTTCCTCCTTGCCTTGGAAGACGTGGAAAATGCCTTTGTCGTCCATACCTCTTCGAAGGAGCGCCGCGAACAACTCGTGAAGGCCGAAACAGCAGCAGAGAAAACGTATCGCTCCTCCGAAGCCTTATTTCAGAGGGGAGCGAGTGATTATTTATCCGTGCTGGATGCCCAACGCACCAAACTTTCAATCAACGACGAGCGTGTCAAAGCTGAAACCGCGGTGCGTGTCTCACTGGTCTCGCTTGCCAGGGCATTTGGTGGCGGTTGGGCCGTGGACAGCTCAGTGAGCCGGGAAAGTGATAATGACCCCATGAAAATAACCGAGAAGGACTAA
- a CDS encoding ATP-dependent metallopeptidase FtsH/Yme1/Tma family protein: MKTKTKKLLFWTVIGLFMILLLNLWTMAPPVLEEQVIFSDFMAKLDQGDIEKVIIKGHQISGVLKDNSQLRTYAADYPDLVQLLREKHVQIEVKRSDQNPWYIQFLMTWGPFVLFLGLLLFFMRRMQTGNAALSLVKSKARMQTDERKKVMFSDVAGIDEAKDEVQETVEFLKDPRKFQKLGGRIPKGVLVVGPPGTGKTLLAKAIAGEAGVPFFSISGSDFVEMFVGVGASRVRDMFEQAKKHAPCIIFIDEIDAVGRSRGAGLGGGNDEREQTLNQLLVEMDGFDTAEGIILVAATNRPDVLDPALLRPGRFDRQVTVNHPDLRGRSEILKVHTKNVPVAVDVALEKIARGTPGFSGADLENLVNEAALWAARQNKTEVGIVDFEMAKDKIMMGAERKSMMLTDEEKRITAYHEAGHALMATLLPGTDPVHKVSIIPRGRALGVTMQLPTDDRHNHSKEFLYNTLAILMGGRVAEELVFEHVTTGAGNDLERATDLARKMVCEWGMSEKLGPLTFGPKEESMFLGRTFGTKRDLSNAMALEIDLEIKRLITENYERSKRILTEHRVTLKALADALLEKEVLDALEIHQIVSNCSLTVLA; this comes from the coding sequence TTGAAAACCAAGACCAAAAAACTACTGTTTTGGACGGTGATAGGCCTGTTCATGATCCTACTTCTGAATCTATGGACGATGGCGCCCCCGGTATTGGAGGAACAGGTCATTTTTAGCGATTTTATGGCCAAGCTCGACCAGGGCGACATCGAGAAGGTCATCATCAAGGGACATCAGATCAGCGGTGTCTTAAAAGATAATTCCCAGCTTCGCACCTACGCGGCGGACTATCCCGATCTCGTCCAGCTGCTGCGAGAGAAGCACGTTCAGATCGAAGTCAAACGATCCGATCAAAACCCCTGGTATATCCAATTTCTCATGACCTGGGGGCCCTTCGTGCTCTTTCTGGGCCTGTTGCTGTTCTTCATGCGCCGGATGCAGACCGGGAACGCGGCCTTGTCCCTCGTGAAGAGCAAAGCTCGCATGCAGACGGATGAACGGAAAAAGGTGATGTTTTCCGATGTGGCGGGAATTGATGAGGCGAAAGACGAAGTACAGGAAACGGTTGAATTTCTGAAGGATCCGCGAAAGTTCCAGAAGCTAGGCGGACGCATTCCCAAGGGTGTGTTAGTCGTCGGCCCGCCCGGAACTGGGAAAACATTATTGGCGAAGGCGATTGCGGGCGAGGCGGGGGTCCCCTTCTTCAGCATCAGCGGATCGGATTTTGTCGAAATGTTCGTAGGGGTCGGCGCCTCTCGCGTGCGGGATATGTTCGAGCAAGCGAAAAAGCACGCGCCCTGTATCATTTTTATCGATGAGATCGATGCCGTCGGACGATCGCGGGGAGCAGGGCTTGGCGGCGGAAACGATGAACGTGAGCAAACGCTCAACCAATTGCTGGTCGAAATGGATGGCTTTGATACGGCAGAGGGCATCATTTTGGTTGCCGCGACCAATCGGCCGGATGTGCTCGACCCGGCCTTGCTGAGGCCAGGCCGATTCGATCGGCAAGTAACGGTGAATCATCCGGACCTTCGAGGTCGTTCTGAGATCTTGAAGGTGCATACGAAGAACGTCCCGGTCGCAGTCGACGTAGCGCTAGAGAAGATTGCGAGAGGGACTCCCGGTTTCTCAGGCGCCGATTTGGAAAACTTGGTCAATGAGGCTGCCCTCTGGGCTGCTCGTCAGAATAAAACTGAAGTCGGAATCGTAGACTTCGAAATGGCCAAAGACAAGATTATGATGGGTGCCGAGCGCAAGAGCATGATGCTCACGGACGAAGAAAAACGGATCACCGCCTATCACGAGGCAGGCCATGCCTTGATGGCCACATTACTGCCGGGCACCGATCCGGTTCACAAAGTGTCGATTATTCCAAGAGGCCGGGCATTGGGAGTCACCATGCAGCTGCCCACCGACGACCGCCATAATCATTCTAAGGAGTTTTTGTACAACACGCTGGCGATTCTCATGGGCGGCAGAGTCGCAGAAGAACTGGTGTTCGAACATGTCACAACCGGTGCAGGTAACGATTTAGAGCGGGCAACGGACCTCGCGCGTAAAATGGTTTGCGAATGGGGTATGAGTGAAAAGCTGGGGCCGCTGACGTTCGGGCCGAAAGAGGAATCGATGTTTCTGGGGCGCACCTTTGGGACTAAGCGTGATCTCAGTAATGCAATGGCATTGGAGATTGATCTGGAAATCAAACGCCTCATCACAGAAAACTACGAGCGGAGCAAGCGCATCCTGACCGAGCACAGGGTGACCTTGAAGGCGCTGGCGGATGCGCTCTTGGAAAAAGAGGTGCTGGATGCGCTGGAGATCCACCAGATTGTTTCCAACTGCTCCCTAACAGTCCTTGCTTAA
- a CDS encoding winged helix-turn-helix transcriptional regulator, translating to MVKEQSSQSPCYCTVLRKAVRRVSVIYDAQLRSTGLKTTQFALLGELSRHSSTPPTMNELAEYLVMDRSTLGHNLRPLLRKGLVALKPDAIDGRTRRVALTAKGAAKYANGKTLWRKAQQEYEIVIGKTAAVALRNALQKLATSDAL from the coding sequence ATGGTTAAGGAACAATCGTCACAATCTCCGTGCTACTGCACAGTCTTGCGAAAAGCCGTGCGCCGCGTGTCGGTTATCTATGATGCGCAACTCAGGAGTACCGGACTCAAGACGACTCAGTTCGCATTGCTTGGGGAACTCAGCAGACACTCCTCAACACCTCCGACCATGAATGAATTGGCGGAATACTTGGTGATGGACCGCTCAACGCTCGGGCATAACTTGAGGCCACTTCTTCGCAAAGGTTTAGTGGCCCTAAAGCCCGATGCGATTGATGGAAGAACACGGCGTGTGGCGCTCACCGCAAAGGGTGCAGCCAAATATGCCAATGGCAAAACTTTGTGGCGTAAGGCCCAGCAGGAATATGAGATCGTAATAGGGAAGACCGCAGCGGTCGCATTACGAAACGCCCTGCAGAAGCTGGCTACATCGGACGCTCTCTAA
- a CDS encoding methane monooxygenase/ammonia monooxygenase subunit C — protein MASSNQPNSDRGYDISEWYDSKPVKIGWLAILGIGVFWVLYQRAFGYSHGLDSMTPEFDSVWMGLWRFNILANAVFFATTIGWIWVTRDRNLANLAPKLELKRYFYWMGWLVCYMWGVYYAGSYTLEQDAAWHQVIIRDTSFTASHIVAFYGTFPLYITCGVATYLYAQTRLPLYSQATSFALVAAVVGPMFILPNVGLNEWGHAFWFVDELFSAPLHWGFVTLGWCGLFGAAGGVAAQIVSRMSNLADVIWNNAPKSILDPFPSQVGPGVKTVY, from the coding sequence ATGGCGTCCTCAAATCAACCAAACAGTGATAGGGGGTATGACATTTCTGAGTGGTACGACTCGAAGCCGGTGAAGATCGGCTGGCTGGCGATCCTGGGGATCGGGGTCTTTTGGGTGCTGTATCAACGGGCATTCGGGTACTCGCACGGGTTAGATTCCATGACCCCCGAGTTCGACTCGGTGTGGATGGGGCTGTGGCGGTTTAACATTTTGGCAAACGCCGTGTTCTTTGCCACGACGATCGGGTGGATCTGGGTGACGCGCGATCGCAACCTCGCGAACCTTGCTCCCAAATTGGAGCTGAAGCGGTACTTTTATTGGATGGGCTGGCTGGTGTGCTACATGTGGGGCGTGTACTACGCGGGCAGCTATACGTTAGAGCAAGATGCGGCGTGGCATCAGGTGATCATCCGGGACACGAGCTTCACGGCGAGCCACATTGTGGCGTTCTACGGGACGTTCCCGTTGTACATCACGTGCGGCGTGGCGACCTACCTGTATGCGCAGACACGGCTGCCATTGTACAGCCAGGCCACCTCATTTGCCTTAGTGGCAGCGGTGGTGGGGCCGATGTTCATTCTGCCAAACGTCGGACTCAACGAGTGGGGGCATGCGTTCTGGTTCGTCGATGAATTGTTCTCGGCCCCGTTGCACTGGGGCTTTGTGACGTTGGGCTGGTGCGGGTTGTTCGGCGCGGCAGGCGGCGTGGCGGCGCAGATCGTGAGCCGGATGTCGAATCTGGCGGACGTAATCTGGAACAACGCGCCGAAGAGTATCCTGGATCCGTTCCCCAGCCAGGTGGGCCCAGGAGTCAAGACCGTCTACTGA
- a CDS encoding glycosyltransferase family 39 protein, whose amino-acid sequence MLDWVVPLGFGMILFFAVPLQTALELSWDEGYELMKALLVSRGHALYRSVWSDQPPVFTELLALLFRVFGASAFVGRLLILCFAMTLVWMVWKLVSNSFGSAAGLIATALLVSSSSFLEQSVAPMIELPATTLALASLLSASHYDSTRRMRWLALSGVLFGCALQVKLTSAIFLPAMGVAYLDKNGRNLRTDLLRDVAVWFGAVLVTSGLIVLRFYGTDTVWEFWASHFSGSTNAAVPDRYTFKPAAFFLGARSLSAATALGIALLASKRRRDVMCPAMLFATVLAIHWVHRPYWWYYSLHFAIPMAWLGAAGIVGWFGLLRDRAGAWWERRSLNRLAWLVYVLVISLTLADTPRLIWSHLRGLQTAPLASENELVVALRKRASNTSWVFADRPLYPFWAGLLVPPEMAGIPYKRIWSGSVTESTVYECIAQYRPEEILFVHTLSGWETRGALAAYIRDHYEHDPTGGRAKLFHRTH is encoded by the coding sequence ATGCTGGACTGGGTCGTACCGCTTGGATTCGGGATGATTCTGTTCTTTGCGGTGCCTTTGCAAACGGCTCTGGAATTGAGTTGGGATGAGGGATATGAGCTGATGAAGGCACTACTTGTGAGCCGCGGCCACGCTCTCTACCGCTCCGTATGGAGCGATCAACCTCCGGTCTTCACTGAGCTCCTGGCCCTGCTTTTCCGCGTTTTCGGAGCATCCGCTTTCGTCGGTCGGCTGCTGATCCTCTGTTTTGCCATGACCCTCGTGTGGATGGTATGGAAGCTCGTGAGCAACAGCTTCGGATCAGCAGCCGGTCTGATCGCGACAGCATTGCTGGTGTCGTCCTCATCATTTCTTGAACAGAGCGTCGCGCCCATGATCGAGCTGCCGGCAACGACGCTGGCTCTCGCGTCATTACTATCAGCCTCACACTACGACTCCACGCGCAGAATGCGGTGGCTGGCGCTTTCGGGCGTGCTATTCGGTTGCGCATTGCAAGTGAAACTTACCAGTGCGATCTTTCTGCCGGCGATGGGTGTGGCATACCTGGACAAGAATGGCCGGAATCTTCGCACCGACCTTCTCCGCGACGTTGCAGTTTGGTTCGGAGCGGTCCTCGTGACGTCCGGCCTCATCGTCTTGAGGTTCTACGGAACGGATACCGTGTGGGAGTTCTGGGCGTCTCACTTCTCCGGATCGACGAACGCCGCTGTGCCCGACAGGTACACATTCAAGCCCGCTGCATTTTTCTTGGGTGCACGGTCGCTATCGGCTGCGACCGCATTGGGCATTGCGTTGCTCGCCTCGAAACGCCGACGGGACGTGATGTGTCCGGCCATGTTGTTTGCCACCGTCCTGGCGATCCATTGGGTACACCGGCCGTACTGGTGGTACTACAGCCTGCATTTCGCCATCCCGATGGCCTGGTTGGGAGCGGCAGGTATTGTCGGCTGGTTCGGGTTGCTCCGAGATCGAGCCGGGGCTTGGTGGGAGCGCAGGTCTCTAAACCGGTTGGCTTGGCTCGTCTACGTGCTTGTGATTTCCCTGACGCTGGCAGACACTCCTCGGCTCATATGGAGCCACCTGCGGGGGTTACAGACCGCTCCTCTCGCGAGTGAGAATGAACTGGTTGTCGCGTTGCGAAAGCGGGCCTCGAACACAAGCTGGGTATTCGCCGATCGTCCGCTCTATCCCTTCTGGGCAGGGCTGCTGGTGCCACCCGAAATGGCAGGGATTCCGTACAAGCGTATCTGGTCGGGCAGTGTTACGGAGTCAACAGTGTACGAATGCATCGCACAATACAGGCCTGAGGAAATCCTATTTGTCCACACGCTCTCTGGCTGGGAAACCAGAGGGGCGTTGGCGGCGTACATTCGGGATCATTACGAGCACGATCCTACTGGGGGCCGCGCGAAACTGTTTCATCGAACGCACTGA
- a CDS encoding patatin-like phospholipase family protein, giving the protein MSTEDIPLSRRALLKTIGIGGSAWALAQASLAKGEGMSEAPKAYAGRKDEFVNVLREQREETFEDKVREGIALCVSGGGYRAMLFHLGTFWRLNQAGLLPELQRISSVSGGSITAGVLGYAWGSLLFKEKIAQNFIEKVVEPIRKLAGETIDVGAIIKGILLPGTIGQKVRDAYEDYLFGHATLQDLPDTPRFVINATNIQSGVLWRFSKPYMIDYRVGQVKEPNVLLATAVAASSAFPPVLSPVELDLEPGQCVDMTGTDLHRKPYTNRVVLGDGGIYDNLGLQTVLSYETILVSDAGQKMGPEEDPSANWAWHTVRVMNVIDNQVRSLRKRQIIKAYETGERKGAYWGIGTDIRNYAASNKFECPLEQTTELAHVPTRLKEIEPQLQERLINWGFAVCDAALRTHVWPDMNKPDALPYPASGI; this is encoded by the coding sequence ATGTCGACGGAAGACATTCCGCTTTCGCGGCGAGCCTTGTTGAAGACTATTGGTATAGGAGGATCAGCTTGGGCCTTGGCCCAAGCCTCCCTGGCTAAAGGGGAAGGAATGAGCGAGGCACCGAAGGCGTATGCAGGGAGGAAGGACGAGTTTGTCAATGTCCTGAGGGAACAGCGCGAGGAGACATTTGAAGACAAAGTCAGAGAGGGCATCGCGCTGTGTGTCTCTGGAGGAGGGTATCGGGCGATGCTCTTTCATCTTGGGACATTCTGGCGTCTCAACCAGGCTGGTCTGTTGCCTGAACTGCAACGCATTTCATCCGTCTCAGGTGGGTCAATCACGGCAGGGGTACTTGGCTACGCCTGGGGTTCCCTCCTCTTTAAAGAAAAGATAGCTCAGAACTTCATCGAAAAGGTGGTTGAACCAATCCGCAAGTTAGCCGGAGAGACCATTGATGTGGGCGCCATTATCAAAGGGATTCTTCTACCCGGGACAATCGGTCAGAAAGTGCGCGATGCCTATGAGGACTACTTGTTTGGTCATGCGACATTGCAAGATCTGCCAGATACCCCACGGTTTGTCATCAACGCGACCAACATTCAATCTGGGGTCCTTTGGCGATTCTCGAAGCCCTACATGATTGACTATCGTGTTGGTCAGGTGAAGGAGCCAAACGTACTGCTCGCCACAGCGGTTGCGGCGTCTTCGGCCTTCCCACCCGTGCTGTCTCCTGTGGAACTCGACCTAGAACCTGGCCAATGTGTGGACATGACAGGAACGGACCTTCATCGAAAACCTTACACGAACCGTGTCGTACTGGGAGATGGCGGAATCTACGACAACCTGGGACTCCAGACAGTCTTGAGTTATGAGACCATTCTCGTCAGTGATGCTGGTCAGAAAATGGGTCCAGAGGAAGATCCCTCCGCCAACTGGGCATGGCATACGGTTCGGGTGATGAATGTCATCGACAATCAGGTGCGTAGCTTACGAAAACGACAAATCATAAAGGCCTACGAAACAGGTGAGCGAAAGGGGGCCTATTGGGGGATCGGAACAGATATTCGGAACTACGCCGCATCGAACAAATTTGAGTGCCCGCTTGAGCAGACGACCGAATTGGCACATGTGCCGACGCGTTTGAAGGAGATCGAGCCGCAGCTTCAGGAGCGATTGATCAACTGGGGCTTCGCTGTATGTGATGCGGCGCTCAGAACCCATGTATGGCCCGATATGAACAAGCCCGATGCTCTCCCATATCCTGCAAGTGGGATTTAG
- a CDS encoding universal stress protein — protein sequence MLTIASAKALPMRLLVAVGESERALHAVRYVGSLLQRRPDVIVTLFHVLKPMPRGLLEHGGSENPDMEAELSTRLKEDQETWKKQEREAQCPTLERAHELLMRAGFDKSRVALKFGHEDNIANAILDEARMGQHDTIVVGRTDTPGITRIFSSGITDHLLRDARGLVIWIITPRLRQL from the coding sequence ATGTTGACTATCGCATCAGCCAAGGCCCTGCCAATGCGACTTCTGGTGGCAGTAGGCGAATCCGAGCGCGCGTTGCATGCTGTGCGATATGTGGGATCGCTGCTGCAGCGTAGACCGGATGTCATCGTCACGCTCTTTCATGTCCTCAAACCCATGCCACGCGGCCTATTGGAGCATGGGGGATCTGAAAATCCTGACATGGAAGCAGAGCTGAGCACCCGTTTGAAGGAAGATCAGGAGACGTGGAAAAAGCAGGAACGAGAAGCACAATGCCCGACTCTCGAACGAGCCCATGAACTTTTGATGCGGGCTGGCTTTGACAAGAGTCGAGTCGCCCTAAAGTTTGGACATGAGGACAACATTGCGAATGCCATTCTCGATGAAGCGAGAATGGGACAGCACGACACGATTGTCGTGGGCCGCACCGATACGCCTGGAATCACACGCATCTTCAGCAGCGGCATCACTGACCATCTACTGCGGGATGCGCGAGGCTTGGTCATCTGGATTATTACCCCCCGCTTGAGACAACTGTGA
- a CDS encoding IS3 family transposase, producing MSNRRRSQSIRVKYAFIRAHRGEFDTAVMCRLLDVSRSGFYQWVRHPLSDRALEDQRLLCLIRVAYTASHGVYGAPRIFLDLREAGETCSKHRVARIMRANHIKALHGYRTPRYARGPTSLLTPNTLQRGFTVLRPNTAWVTDITYVRTWEGWLYLAVVMDLYSRRIVGWSTKPTMARELVLDAILMAVRRRKPKHTLIHSNQGSQFGSDAWRRFCHAHHLEPSMSRRGNCWDNAVAESFFSSLKKEQIKKRIYTTREIATAEIYEYIELFYNRTRRHSHLSGVSPEAFEAISTRA from the coding sequence ATGAGCAATCGGCGCAGATCGCAGAGCATCCGAGTGAAGTATGCTTTCATCAGGGCCCATCGTGGCGAGTTTGATACGGCTGTCATGTGTCGTCTCCTCGATGTATCGCGCAGCGGATTCTATCAATGGGTACGGCACCCCCTCTCTGATCGAGCATTGGAGGATCAGCGGTTACTGTGCCTCATCCGCGTGGCCTATACGGCGAGCCACGGCGTCTACGGTGCCCCGCGGATTTTTCTCGATTTGCGCGAAGCGGGCGAGACCTGTAGCAAACATCGTGTTGCTCGCATTATGCGGGCCAATCACATCAAAGCCCTTCACGGATATCGAACTCCCCGGTACGCCAGAGGCCCCACGTCACTCCTGACGCCTAATACGCTGCAGCGAGGGTTTACCGTCCTCCGGCCCAACACAGCCTGGGTCACCGACATTACGTACGTGCGCACGTGGGAAGGCTGGCTCTATTTGGCCGTCGTGATGGATCTCTACTCACGCCGAATTGTCGGTTGGTCAACCAAACCCACAATGGCCCGAGAACTTGTGCTGGATGCGATTCTCATGGCCGTACGGCGACGCAAGCCAAAACACACCCTGATTCATTCCAATCAAGGATCACAATTTGGCAGCGATGCGTGGCGGCGTTTCTGCCATGCGCATCATCTTGAGCCAAGCATGAGCCGGCGTGGCAACTGCTGGGATAACGCAGTGGCTGAATCGTTCTTTAGCAGCTTGAAGAAGGAGCAGATTAAGAAGCGCATCTACACGACTCGGGAGATAGCCACTGCCGAGATCTACGAATACATCGAACTGTTCTATAATCGCACCCGGCGACACAGCCATCTCAGTGGGGTCAGTCCGGAGGCCTTTGAAGCAATTTCGACTCGGGCTTAA
- a CDS encoding SIR2 family protein, with protein sequence MAVQFNGSLPALKEAFQSGRLSLYLGAGVSKPNGLPSWEELVQALYFTTLHDEDFINNMRPYPNYLFALAEWVLQQKNEPLDIIIRKIKQWYEGKDFITMLSTTLYAGLGRQAFGSDITGLPEYLVNQNSTLKAIVDCCGQSIPQKKGLRSIVTYNYDNLVELGLTHLANRKNFQVIYKGNQQLEADKIPIYHVHGYIPYQAEDVKYEDIIFSEDQYNRAFQDALFWGNVVQVSQLTSSIGLMIGLSLSDRNTRRILDSIRQQPLPLRNYILMRKPQFKTITDPSPELAQIRRKAEEYLSKFPKGRMKMLDKEPRQIQQLLERIYHYEEKEFEKGFATLGLELITFDDYNDDIPDALQQISDKVKAKSDRRSKKSLQRSRRI encoded by the coding sequence ATGGCCGTACAGTTCAACGGAAGCCTTCCTGCGTTGAAGGAAGCGTTTCAAAGTGGGCGACTGAGTCTTTACCTCGGGGCCGGCGTTTCCAAACCAAATGGCTTGCCCAGCTGGGAGGAACTCGTTCAGGCACTCTATTTCACGACGCTCCATGACGAAGACTTCATCAACAACATGAGGCCCTACCCGAATTACCTATTCGCGCTGGCAGAATGGGTGTTGCAACAGAAAAACGAGCCGCTCGATATCATCATTCGCAAGATTAAGCAGTGGTATGAAGGCAAAGACTTCATCACCATGTTGAGTACGACGCTTTATGCCGGGCTGGGCCGTCAGGCCTTCGGATCAGACATCACCGGGTTGCCAGAATACCTGGTGAACCAAAACTCGACATTGAAGGCTATCGTTGATTGTTGCGGACAATCGATCCCGCAGAAGAAAGGACTTCGATCGATCGTCACCTATAATTACGACAACCTTGTCGAGCTTGGGCTCACACATCTCGCGAACCGTAAGAACTTCCAGGTCATCTACAAGGGGAACCAGCAGCTTGAGGCAGACAAGATTCCCATCTATCACGTACACGGCTACATTCCGTATCAAGCTGAAGACGTCAAATACGAAGACATTATTTTCTCAGAAGACCAATACAACCGGGCCTTTCAAGATGCGCTCTTTTGGGGCAATGTCGTGCAGGTCAGCCAGTTGACCAGCTCGATTGGCCTGATGATTGGACTGTCGCTCTCGGATCGGAACACACGCAGGATTCTCGACTCGATCCGCCAGCAGCCGCTGCCTCTCAGAAACTACATTCTGATGAGAAAACCGCAATTCAAGACGATTACCGACCCCAGTCCGGAGCTTGCGCAAATTCGACGAAAGGCAGAAGAGTATTTGTCCAAGTTTCCGAAGGGAAGGATGAAGATGCTGGACAAGGAACCTAGACAAATTCAACAGTTGCTTGAGCGCATCTACCACTATGAAGAAAAGGAATTCGAGAAAGGATTCGCGACGCTTGGGCTCGAGCTCATTACCTTCGACGATTACAATGACGACATTCCCGATGCGCTCCAACAGATCTCAGACAAGGTTAAGGCAAAGTCGGATCGACGTTCCAAAAAGTCGCTTCAACGATCGAGAAGGATCTGA
- a CDS encoding S1/P1 nuclease — MSIIVILTITPVPGLPWGQDGHRIVGALADRELVGSRAEREVRTLLQPKETLENISFWADCAKGYCGELTEEMKAFVQSNPTHHHYHYTDVPFQRSQYIWKSIGTSDDDIVVLLTQAIRVLQGKGGSSDNPHYFTRRQALLLLAHCVGDVHQPLHVGSAYLDRDDIFIDPARMEDIQAGSVEATFGGNRLLIDGGRSLHADWDSTVVRYAMNRAHSDSVLSYVDALMTKYPAHEAMTGEPTTWPQLWVEDSLQLAKRVHEGLIVQHRRRITDPKHGDQWVWAVTPPPDYDRQSSTAAEQALVRAGKRLAALLRAIWPE, encoded by the coding sequence GTGTCAATAATCGTAATTCTGACCATTACTCCCGTACCGGGGTTGCCGTGGGGCCAAGACGGGCATCGTATTGTCGGTGCATTAGCTGATCGAGAGCTTGTTGGGTCACGAGCGGAACGTGAAGTCCGCACCTTGCTTCAACCGAAGGAAACTCTGGAAAATATTTCATTCTGGGCGGACTGTGCCAAAGGCTATTGTGGTGAGTTGACCGAGGAAATGAAGGCATTCGTACAGTCCAACCCCACTCATCATCACTACCATTACACGGACGTGCCATTTCAACGTTCTCAGTATATTTGGAAGTCTATTGGCACATCGGACGACGATATTGTAGTGCTTCTCACCCAAGCCATACGGGTTTTGCAAGGCAAGGGAGGATCCTCGGATAACCCACATTACTTCACACGTCGGCAAGCTCTCCTGCTCTTAGCACACTGCGTTGGCGATGTGCATCAACCGCTTCATGTCGGATCGGCCTATCTCGACCGAGACGATATATTTATCGATCCAGCGAGGATGGAAGATATTCAGGCAGGTTCGGTTGAAGCCACGTTCGGTGGTAATCGGCTGCTGATTGACGGCGGACGCAGCCTTCACGCTGATTGGGATTCCACCGTAGTTCGGTATGCCATGAATCGGGCTCACTCTGATTCGGTACTTTCGTATGTTGATGCCCTAATGACGAAATACCCAGCTCATGAGGCTATGACAGGAGAACCGACAACCTGGCCGCAATTGTGGGTCGAAGATTCGTTGCAATTAGCTAAGCGCGTTCACGAAGGACTCATCGTCCAGCACCGTCGCCGCATCACGGATCCAAAACACGGTGACCAATGGGTCTGGGCGGTTACTCCGCCACCCGACTATGACCGGCAATCGTCGACCGCCGCTGAACAAGCACTCGTCCGGGCAGGGAAACGATTGGCGGCTCTGCTGCGGGCCATCTGGCCAGAATAA